From BD1-7 clade bacterium, one genomic window encodes:
- the znuB gene encoding High-affinity zinc uptake system membrane protein ZnuB, with amino-acid sequence MIIELLLPSILAGLSIAAAGGVLGCFVVWRRLAFFGDTLAHSAILGISLALLAKVDPLIGLLGFGSVVALVMARFERRLKISSDTLLAIIAQTSLAAGMLVLPLTGTNINIEAVLFGDILAVAWSDVIVTGVIALTIIALIAGLWRPLVTLSIDEELAATEGVPTERLKMLTFLMLVSLVAIAVQLVGVLLVSALLLIPAACSRTLAPTPLTMVILAPFIGMLAVLIGLSLSFYADTSAGPSIVLTASIFWLLANLLQKLRG; translated from the coding sequence ATGATCATTGAGCTATTGCTACCGAGTATTTTGGCTGGCTTGTCGATTGCTGCCGCAGGCGGTGTGCTCGGGTGTTTTGTGGTTTGGCGTCGCCTTGCATTTTTCGGCGATACGCTGGCGCACAGTGCCATTTTGGGCATCAGCCTAGCGCTGCTCGCCAAGGTTGACCCGCTGATTGGGCTGCTAGGGTTCGGGTCTGTGGTGGCGTTAGTGATGGCTCGGTTCGAGCGCCGCTTAAAAATCAGCTCCGATACCTTGCTTGCGATTATTGCGCAAACGAGCCTAGCCGCCGGCATGCTGGTGCTGCCGCTGACAGGTACCAACATCAATATCGAAGCTGTATTGTTTGGCGACATCCTCGCCGTGGCTTGGTCTGATGTCATTGTTACTGGCGTTATTGCCCTCACCATCATTGCTCTGATAGCCGGGTTATGGCGTCCACTGGTAACCCTGTCGATCGACGAAGAACTCGCCGCCACCGAGGGCGTGCCAACAGAGCGCTTAAAGATGCTCACGTTTTTAATGCTGGTTTCATTGGTTGCCATCGCCGTGCAGCTGGTTGGCGTATTGCTGGTATCGGCATTGCTACTGATTCCTGCGGCTTGCTCTAGAACGCTTGCCCCAACACCGCTGACGATGGTTATCCTAGCGCCCTTTATTGGGATGCTGGCGGTTCTCATCGGCTTATCACTATCGTTTTATGCCGACACCAGTGCTGGCCCATCGATTGTTCTAACGGCGTCGATTTTCTGGCTGCTTGCCAATCTATTACAAAAACTGCGCGGCTAA
- the znuA gene encoding High-affinity zinc uptake system protein ZnuA produces MIQRLRVFFISALVVLVPAYSQAQPVNTNTQVLVSIKPLALIYAALTAPQVPPANILVPADANLHDFSLSIRQLDTVSKAGLIFWLGPKTEPYLADLAQRFKQSDQQWVLLQDQMHGWLEPDVAADIATTMAQALVQRYPAHKSQIEQRLADFQRSIHTLETTWQRRFTSLSDTPFLLGHSAFEHLTHELGLTGAVEYQGSHSHGHAPTGMQAMLSAQKRIAAGEIRCAVEEPDVDFSRLQQRFSQLRIVRLSPMAADTQITAGGYVDYLDSALTGLYQCLTGHSAANKSTVEQ; encoded by the coding sequence ATGATACAACGCCTTAGGGTTTTCTTCATCTCTGCACTGGTTGTGCTGGTGCCAGCTTATTCTCAGGCGCAGCCGGTAAATACGAATACACAGGTGTTGGTATCCATAAAGCCGCTGGCTTTGATCTATGCGGCGTTAACCGCACCGCAAGTACCGCCAGCGAATATATTGGTGCCGGCAGATGCCAATCTGCATGATTTTTCATTGTCTATCCGGCAGCTGGATACCGTCAGCAAGGCGGGTCTGATCTTTTGGTTAGGGCCAAAAACTGAGCCTTATCTGGCTGATCTGGCTCAGCGTTTTAAGCAGAGCGATCAACAGTGGGTATTGCTGCAAGATCAGATGCATGGCTGGTTGGAACCGGATGTGGCGGCTGACATAGCAACCACAATGGCACAGGCTTTAGTACAACGTTACCCTGCGCATAAATCGCAGATCGAACAGCGTTTGGCGGATTTTCAGCGTTCGATACACACGCTTGAGACGACATGGCAGCGTCGTTTTACTTCGTTATCAGACACACCTTTTTTGCTAGGCCACAGTGCGTTTGAACACCTCACCCACGAACTGGGCTTAACCGGCGCCGTCGAATATCAGGGCAGCCATTCTCATGGTCATGCACCGACCGGCATGCAGGCGATGTTATCCGCGCAAAAGCGTATTGCCGCCGGTGAAATTCGTTGTGCGGTGGAGGAGCCAGATGTTGATTTTTCGCGCCTGCAACAACGGTTTAGCCAATTACGCATTGTTCGTTTGTCACCGATGGCGGCGGACACTCAGATAACTGCCGGTGGCTATGTTGATTACCTCGATTCTGCCCTTACCGGGCTGTATCAATGTTTGACGGGTCACTCTGCGGCTAACAAATCGACAGTGGAGCAGTAA
- the znuC gene encoding Zinc import ATP-binding protein ZnuC, protein MSQALITAHELSLKKGQQVILDRVSMELGRQQIVTIIGPNGAGKTSLLRILIGLNKPASGKLTYAHKLTFGYVPQKLQLNEQMPLPVHSFLSLAGVSDAQYQAVLEQLHIHHLHDASMHDLSGGERQRVLLARALLRQPDVLVLDEPAQGVDLGGQQRLYALIDAARKQYNCAVLMVSHDLHWVMAQTNNVICLNKHVCCSGHPDHIANDKAFLQLFGDSGQPQVTTYTHHHDHHHDLTGNIIDGQHNGNCSHDH, encoded by the coding sequence ATGAGCCAAGCACTGATAACCGCGCACGAACTGAGCCTGAAAAAAGGTCAGCAGGTGATTCTTGATCGTGTCTCCATGGAATTGGGCCGCCAGCAAATCGTCACCATTATCGGTCCCAATGGCGCGGGGAAAACCTCATTGCTGCGCATACTGATTGGTCTCAATAAGCCGGCCAGTGGCAAACTAACCTATGCGCATAAATTGACGTTCGGTTACGTGCCGCAAAAACTGCAATTAAACGAACAAATGCCCTTACCTGTGCACAGTTTTTTGTCGCTGGCAGGTGTCAGTGACGCACAATATCAAGCGGTACTGGAACAGTTGCACATCCACCACTTACACGATGCCAGCATGCACGATTTATCTGGCGGCGAACGCCAACGGGTATTACTTGCACGCGCCTTACTGCGCCAACCAGACGTACTGGTATTGGATGAACCCGCACAAGGCGTCGACCTCGGCGGCCAACAGCGCCTCTACGCGTTAATCGATGCGGCTCGAAAGCAATATAACTGTGCCGTACTCATGGTCTCTCACGACCTGCATTGGGTGATGGCGCAAACAAACAACGTGATTTGCCTGAACAAACACGTTTGCTGCAGCGGCCACCCGGACCATATCGCCAACGACAAAGCCTTTTTGCAACTCTTCGGTGATAGTGGCCAGCCACAAGTCACCACGTATACTCATCACCACGATCACCATCACGACCTTACCGGCAATATCATCGATGGCCAGCACAATGGGAATTGCAGCCATGATCATTGA
- the thrB gene encoding Homoserine kinase produces the protein MAVYTTLERDEIEQFISRYGIGDVVDFSGVSAGMENSNYVITTSSNHLAQEVGHNRQGEYFLTIFEELPENDLPFHLALLELLDRKQIPVSAPIRDYDGAAIQHIQGKPAVLCPRLHGEHMMTPSAQQCAVIGDMLARIHAVSMDMEYEHGGIRDANWLRQTVVDASPMLSDTDQSLCLEVLNSYLAVVDDPDLTKSIIHGDLFRDNALFEGEQLGGIIDFFNAGQGHCIYDLAVTVNDWCMRDEHLDADCFNALIQAYTNAHPLTESDRHHWPIIVKTCAMRFWLSRTLARARAKENLHHELHYFKDPEQFRRILHNYLEDGVPPLPDSATPQAN, from the coding sequence ATGGCGGTTTACACAACTCTGGAACGCGACGAAATCGAACAGTTCATCAGCCGTTATGGCATTGGTGACGTGGTGGATTTCAGTGGCGTCAGTGCCGGAATGGAAAACAGCAACTACGTCATCACCACCAGCTCCAATCATCTCGCACAGGAAGTTGGCCATAATCGTCAGGGCGAATATTTCTTGACCATTTTCGAAGAATTGCCCGAAAACGATTTACCCTTTCATCTGGCATTGCTGGAGCTGCTAGATCGCAAACAGATACCGGTATCTGCCCCCATTCGTGACTATGACGGCGCCGCCATCCAGCATATTCAGGGCAAACCCGCCGTTTTATGCCCGCGTTTGCATGGCGAACATATGATGACACCGTCAGCGCAGCAATGCGCCGTGATCGGCGACATGCTGGCGCGTATTCATGCGGTGAGCATGGATATGGAGTACGAACATGGAGGCATTCGAGATGCTAACTGGCTGCGCCAAACGGTTGTTGATGCTTCGCCGATGTTATCCGATACCGATCAAAGTCTGTGCCTTGAAGTACTCAACAGCTACCTTGCCGTTGTTGACGACCCGGATCTCACCAAGAGTATCATCCACGGCGATCTGTTCCGTGATAATGCGCTGTTTGAAGGGGAGCAACTCGGCGGTATTATCGACTTTTTTAATGCTGGGCAAGGCCACTGTATCTATGACCTCGCCGTGACAGTCAACGACTGGTGCATGCGAGATGAACACCTTGATGCCGATTGTTTTAATGCGCTGATCCAAGCCTATACCAACGCGCATCCGTTAACTGAGAGCGACCGACATCACTGGCCCATTATTGTTAAAACCTGTGCCATGCGATTCTGGTTATCACGCACGCTGGCACGGGCGCGGGCGAAAGAAAATCTGCATCACGAGTTGCACTATTTTAAAGACCCTGAGCAATTCCGCCGCATCCTGCATAACTATCTGGAAGACGGGGTACCGCCACTGCCGGATTCAGCAACGCCCCAAGCCAACTAA
- the yciH gene encoding putative protein YciH yields MAKSSRLVFSTDSGRMCPTCGQPVHQGPCPASNAIVGDGKVRIQRETKGRKGAGVTLITGIPLPATELKTLHKTLKKKCGVGGAVKDGVLELQGDQRDAVLAALQGKGWDVKIAGG; encoded by the coding sequence ATGGCCAAATCATCTCGACTTGTTTTTTCCACCGATTCAGGCCGCATGTGCCCGACATGTGGGCAGCCTGTGCATCAGGGGCCATGCCCTGCATCGAATGCCATTGTGGGTGATGGCAAGGTTCGTATCCAACGTGAAACCAAGGGCCGTAAAGGTGCTGGTGTGACGCTAATCACCGGGATTCCGTTGCCGGCCACCGAGCTTAAAACGTTGCACAAAACGCTGAAAAAGAAATGTGGCGTTGGTGGCGCTGTGAAAGATGGCGTACTTGAACTTCAAGGTGATCAGCGTGACGCCGTATTGGCTGCCTTGCAGGGTAAAGGGTGGGACGTCAAGATTGCCGGCGGCTAG
- a CDS encoding N-glycosidase translates to MAIFPDLEADAIYLSQTNPDEPLSAFSAYAFHLDGHEWPTVTHYFQAMKFDDEALQARIRQAPSAKKARGIGRSRLRKPRADWSSVRTTVMTRAIYTRCRTHDDVATALLDTGERQLMESNAYDYFWGCGRDRRGQNEFGKALMNVRAKLRAEQTSD, encoded by the coding sequence GTGGCGATATTTCCTGATCTTGAAGCCGATGCGATATACCTGTCGCAAACCAATCCGGATGAGCCCCTGTCGGCCTTCTCTGCCTATGCGTTTCATCTTGACGGCCATGAATGGCCGACAGTGACGCACTATTTTCAAGCCATGAAGTTTGACGATGAGGCATTGCAAGCTCGTATACGCCAGGCGCCGTCGGCCAAAAAAGCGCGCGGCATCGGGCGTTCACGATTACGCAAACCGCGTGCAGATTGGTCCAGTGTTCGTACGACGGTAATGACACGAGCAATTTATACCCGTTGCCGCACACATGACGATGTTGCGACTGCGTTATTGGATACTGGCGAACGTCAATTGATGGAAAGCAACGCCTACGACTATTTTTGGGGCTGTGGCCGCGACCGTCGTGGTCAAAACGAATTTGGTAAAGCGCTGATGAATGTTCGTGCGAAACTGCGCGCGGAACAAACATCGGATTAA